TGCCTTACTTCGTTGAAAAATTCGGCAATGCGGCCAGCCGTAACCATGCCTTTGGCTGGGCGGCTGAAGAAGCGGTGGAGGAAGCTCGGAAACGGATCGCAAGACTGATCAAGGCTGATACTAAAGAAATCGTCTTCACCAGCGGCGCCACCGAATCGGACAACCTTGCCCTGAAGGGCGTCCTGGAGATGTACAAAGAAAAAGGCACCCACATCATCACGTCGTCCACGGAACATCGGGCCGTGCTCGATACCGCCAAGTCTCTGGAAGCCAAGGGCCTCGCAACCGTGACGTATTTGCCGGTTGATAAATACGGCATGGTGAATCCACGAGACGTGCAGAACGCCATCACCGACAAGACAATCCTCATCTCCGTCATGCTGGCGAATAACGAAATCGGGACGATCAATCCCATCGCGGAGATCGGGAAGATTGCCAAATCGAAAGGCATCTTGTTCCATTGCGATGCCACTCAAGGCGTCGGCAAAATCCCGGTCGATGTCCAGGCCATGGGGATCGACCTTATGTCGTTCTCAGCCCATAAAATTTATGGTCCTAAGGGGATCGGGGCCCTCTACGTCAGAAAACGAAACCCGCGCGTGCGGATCGCGCCCCAGATGGATGGCGGCGGGCATGAACGCGGCATGCGGTCCGGCACCTTACCTGTTCCGCTGATCGTCGGATTCGGAAAAGCCTGTGAGCTCTGCGAACAAGAGATGACGACAGAAGCGGCCCGGCTGACCAAGATGCGTGACCGGCTGCAGACCGAGATCATGGCGGCTCTGGAGGAAAGCTATCTCAACGGTCATCCGACGAACCGGCTGCCTGGCAATCTCAACATTTCTTTTGCGTATGTCGAAGGCGAGTCCTTACTCATGGGCATGAAAGACATCGCGCTCTCATCAGGGTCAGCCTGCACCTCGGCCACGCTGGAACCTTCATACGTCTTGCGTGCACTTGGAGTGGGGACCGAGCTCGCCCACTCGTCGATCCGCTTCGGCTTGGGCCGTTTCAACACCGATGACGAGATCGACTATACGATTAAGAAGGTTATTGAAATCGTGACGAAGTTGCGGGAAATGTCCCCGCTCTATGAGATGGCCAAGGAAGGGGTCGATCTGAAATCCGTTCAGTGGGCCGCGCACTAAACTAAAACCAGACTCGCTTATTTCGGAGGATACCATGGCATACAGCGACAAAGTCGTCGATCATTTCAACAACCCCCGTAACATGGGGAGCTTTAAAAAGGATGAAGAGGGTGTGGGCACCGGTATGGTGGGGGCGCCAGAGTGCGGCGATGTGATGAAGCTCCAGATCAAGGTGCAGAACGATACGATCGTCGATGCCAAGTTCAAGACGTTCGGCTGCGGATCAGCGATCGCCAGCTCAAGCCTGGCCACGGAATGGCTCAAGGGCAAGACGATCGAAGAAGCACAGCAGATTAAGAATACGGACATCGTCCAGGAGCTCAATCTGCCGCCGGTCAAGATTCACTGTTCGGTCCTCGCGGAAGATGCAATCAAAGCCGCATTAGCTGATTATCAGAAAAAATCTGACGGGCAAACGTCCGGCACCAAGTAACGGTCACGAAGGGAGTACCCTATGGACACGACGAATATAGAAACGCAGGCTCCGGTCATCACACTCACCGACGCTGCCGTGAAAGAGGTCAAGCGATTGATCAACGTGCAAGGGATCGAGGAAGGCGGCCTTCGCCTCGGCGTGAAAGGCGGTGGCTGTTCGGGCTTGAGCTACACAATCAATTTCGACGACAAGATCGGACAGTATGACCAGGTATACGAAATCAACGGGGTGAAAGTCATCGTCGACGCGAAAAGTGCGATCTATCTCCAAGGCACCCAATTGGACTATCAAAAAGACTTGATGGGGGGAAACTTTAAGTTCCTCAACCCCAACGCCAATAAGACCTGTGGCTGCGGAGAATCGTTCTCGGCCTGATTCCCAACGAGTTGTTACCTGATTTGGTGCAGCGAGCACTATACCGGTTTCCGCTATGGATCAACATACACCAGAGTCGCCTCGAGCGCGTGGACTGCAGATGGCCAGGAGCATGTGCTGGCACTGCCAGTCTGCCGTCACGGGAGAATACTTCTGCGAACGGTGCGTCAAAGTCCAGCCGGTTTCGAAAGAGACCGACTACTTTACATGCTTGGGGGTTCCCCGACGTCTCATGCTTGATCCAAAGAAACTCGAGGCCAAGTTCTACGAGTTGAGCCGGACGTTCCATCCTGATTTTTATCAAACGAAAAGTTCGGCGGAACAAACAATCAGCCTCGGCAATGCCGCTGTCCTGAATACGGCCTATCGCACACTCCGTGACCCCATTCAACGAGCCGAATATTTATTGGGCCTCGAAGCCGGATCCGTGAAAAACATTCGAACGTCTCCTCCAGCCGACCTATTTGAAGAGATCTTGGAACTCCAAGATACGCTGGGCGACTACCGATCATCGGAACGCGATTCGCAGGAAGGTCGTGATCTTCGTGCCGCCCTTGAGACCGAACAACGGGCACTGGAACAACGCCAGCAGGAGATGGAATCTCAACTGCATCGACTATTTACAGAGTGGGACCAGTTGCAAGACCGTGGTGAAGCGACAAGTCAGGCGCGGGCAGAACGAGACCAGCTCCTGAAACAGATGCGTGATCTCCTCTCAAACCGAACGTACATCACCAGCATCGTCAACGACCTGGCTGCAACGATCACCTAAACACGCCACACAACCTTCTTCACAAGCTTCGCTATGGCACGTATCGTTGGAATTGATCTCGGCACAACCAATTCGCTAGTCGCCTATATGAAAGACGGCCAGCCTTGCGTGGTCCCAGACCGCAACGGTCGGACGATGGTGCCTTCGGTTGTTGCCTTGACGGACAATGGGTTGATTGTCGGAGATTCAGCCAAAGAACACTTAACGCGGAATCCAGAGCGGACGGTATATTCCGTCAAGCGATTCATGGGGAAGGGGCTGGCCGATGTCCAAAATGAGCTGACCCACTTCCCCTACACACTCACGGAATCCGGTGGAGTGATTAGAATTCGGCTTGGTGAAAAAAACTATTCACCGCCACAGATCTCCGCCATGATCCTCAAGGAGTTAAAGCTGCGGGCAGAGGCGCACCTCGGAGAGAGCATTACAAAAGCCGTCATTACCGTTCCGGCCTACTTCAACGATAGCCAGCGGCAGGCCACGAAAGATGCGGGTCTCATTGCCGGCCTCGAAGTGCTACGCATCATCAATGAGCCGACCGCGGCCTCACTCGCTTATGGACTTCAGAAGAAAACACAGGGCACGATCGCGGTCTATGACTTCGGCGGCGGCACCTTCGATATTTCAATCTTGAAGCTCAAAGACGGCATCTTCGAGGTACTGGCGACGAATGGCGATACGCACCTAGGAGGAGACGATCTCGATCGGCTGCTGGTCGAGCTGTTCATCGGACAAATCCAAGAACGGCATGGGATCGACTTGACTGGGTACCCTGACCATGTGCAGGCCGTTCGATTGGAAGCAGAGCGAGCCAAGATTCGCCTTTCTGATGATCTCACAACCACAATCACCATCGAACTGCCAGACGACAAGGGACACTTCACTAGAGAATTGACACGCAATCAGCTTGAGTCTTTGACGATACGTGTAATTGAACGGACCTTAGCACCCTGCCGCATGGCGCTTAAAGATGCCGGACTCACTTCAAAAGACATCGACGAAGTGGTCTTGGTGGGTGGCTCCACTCGCATGCCATTGGTTCGCCAACGTGTCGAGGGGCTATTTGGAAAGGCGCCGCATTGTTACTTGAATCCGGACGAAGTCGTCGCACTCGGCGCCGCCGTACAAGCCGATATTCTGAGCGGGGGGACGACGGACATGCTGTTGTTAGATGTGACGCCCCTTTCGCTCGGCATCGAAACGATGGGTGGTGTCATGAGCAGTTTGATCCGCCGGAATACCACGATTCCAGCAAGCGCCAAGGAACTGTTCACAACGTATGTCGACGGACAGACTGGTGTGGATATTCATATTCTTCAAGGCGAGCGCGAGCTCGTCAAAGATAACCGGAGTCTGGCACGATTCCGACTGAAAGTGCCGCCTCTTCCGGCCGGCGTCCCGCGTATCGAGGTAACCTTTCTGATCGATGCCAACGGCATCTTGAATGTTACGGCAACCGATATGCGAACCGGTCAGAGCCAGTCGATCGAAGTCAAACCTTCCTATGGGCTTTCTGACGCGGAAGTGGAGCGGATGATCGAAGACTCGTTCAAGTTTGCCGCCGATGATGTCAATGCTCGGAAATTGATCGAAGCCCGATTGGACGCCGAGGCCTTGCTGAAGACGACCGAGAAGTCGCTAGTGGATGCAGGACACCTGATCACAGTGAGCGAGGCCGAGCGTATTCGAACCGCAGTCTCTCAACTGGGGACAGCGAAAGACGGTACGGATCCCCGTACCATCCGTGCACAGATGGCAGCACTCGAACAGGCAGCAAAACATTTGAACGTGGTCATGCTGGACGATTCGCTTAAGAAAAGTCTGCAAGGGAAAAAAGTCACCGAGGTGACATGAAGCGTTGCTCGTGAAACGTCTTTCGCATCACGCTTCACGAACGACGAGATACGTAAGGAGCTCAAGATGGATTTGAAATGGCAGGACGCCGAAAATATCGCCATCCGGTTGGTTGAAGAACACCCTGAGACGGATCCGTTGACCGTACGTTTCACCGATATGCATGCCTGGATCGTGGCACTACCCGATTTCAAAGATGATCCCAAGAAATCGAACGAAAAGATTTTAGAAACGATCCAGATGGCGTGGCATGAAGAGTATCAAGAGTCGAAATCGTAAAACGGGGAGCTGACACAACTTTCAAAGGTTTCCTCACCCCGCACAGCCTCCCCGCGCGAGCCCAAATCCTATTGATCGGTGTCTCCGGTCGGTTGCCCTTCAGGAATCTGATCCAGCTTATAAAAATCGGTTGGGTCGAGGCGGCGTTGGACCGCCTGAGTCGGTTCACTCCCTTTCGCGAAGAGTTCCACAGTTCCCGATTGACCGTCGCCATCCTGGTCGGCCTCCAGAAGTCCCGTCGAAGAGTCGACTTTGACAAAGGTAACCCCGTCTGGAATCTCAAAGGGGACGATGGGAAGCTGTTTAAGCGCTTCTCTCATAAAGGCCGTCCAAATCGGCAGAGCCGACCGAGCTCCGGTTTCGCTCTCTCCGAGCGACCGCCGGTCGTCGAATCCCACGTATACACCAGTCACCAAGTTCGGAGTGCCACCTATAAACCACGCGTTGATGTAGTCATTTGTCGTCCCTGTTTTCCCCGCGATCGGACGACCCAGCGTTTTCGCAGCCTGCCCGGTCCCTTTCTGGACAACATCTTCCATCATATTCGTGATCAGGTAGGCCGTTTCTTTCGAGATGACTTCATGTGACTCAGGTTCGGTGGATTCCAGCGTTTTGCCCGTATTGTCCTTGACCGTCCTGATCGCAAAGGGTTCCACTCGGCTCCCCTGATTCAAGAACACGCCATACACCGACGTCAACTCTACCAAGCTCAGAGACGACGTCCCGAGCCCCAGCGAGAGATCAGCCGGAAGCAGGCTCGTGATGCCGACGGCACGGGAAAACTCAATGACGTTTTTCACGCCGACCTTATCCAACAACCGAACGGTCGCCAGATTGTGCGACTGAGCCAAGGCATCACGGAGACTCACCATCCCGTGAAACTTTCGGCCATAGTTCTCCGGCTTCCAGGTCTTGTCCTCTTCTTCCTGCTCATAGACCACCGGCGCATCGAGGATCTGGGTAGCCGGACTCAAACCTTGACTCATTGCAGTGGCGTAAATCAGTGGTTTGAAGGCTGATCCCGGTTGCCGGTGGGCCTGCACCGCACGATTGTATTCGCTCCGAGAGAAATCATAGCCACCAACCATCGCGCGGATCGTCCCCGACTTAGGGTCGATAGCAATCAGTCCCCCTTCCACGATAGGGGTCTGCTCAAGCGACAGAAGCACCCCATCCTTCGTCAGCTTCTTCACCCCGATTTCGATGACATCGCCGGGCTTCAAAAGCTGCTTCACGTTGGGATTGACGACAAAATCCACCGTCGGATCCGGCCCTTTGAGAATCCGCTTCGCCCAAGCCATATCGTCAAAGGCTAATTTCCCGGTGAACGGCCCAACCTGAACGAGGTAGTGGTCCTTGGTAGTTTTTAAGACGACCCCTTCACCCACATAGCCGGCCTTGAGCAATTGCTCTCCGGAGGCAAGGTCCGAAGGTTGGAACGTGGCAATATCCACGGTTCGTTTTGGCCCTCGCCACCCTTCCCGCTTATCAAGCTCGCGAACGCCGTTCAAGAAAGCCGCTTCAGCCGCTCGCTGCATCTCCAAATTCAAGGTGGTATAGATTTGGAGCCCCCCCTTGTACACCATCGACTCCCCATACTTCGCCACAAGCAGCTGCCGGACATATTCGACGAAATACGGAGCGAGATGCTCGCTTCCCGGTCGATGAAAATTCAGCTTGTCCCGAACCGCCGCTTCTCGTTCCGCTGAAGTGATGAACCCCACTTCCTCCATGCGAGCGAGCACATGCTCCTGCCGCTTCTTCGCCAAATCATACGCAGTGAAGGGAGAAAACTTGCTGGGTGATTTCGGGAGCCCTGCCAAGAAGGCCGATTCAGCCAGGGTCAGCGTTCGAATGTCCTTGTCAAAATAGGAGCGTGCCGCCGATCCAACACCATAGGCCCCCTGACCAAAGTAGATCTGGTTTAGATAGGTCTCAAGAATCTGTTCTTTCCCCGACACAGCTTCCATCTTGTACGCCAAGATCAGCTCGCGAATTTTTCGCTCATAGGAGCGTTCCGACGACAAGAACAGCGACCGGGCCAATTGTTGCGTGATCGTACTGGCGCCTTCGACCTTCTTTCCCCCATGCCGAATGTTCGTCCAGGCGGCACGCAACATGCCGACATAATCCAATCCCGGATGCTCAAAGAACCGCGCGTCTTCCGTCGCGATGACCGCTTGCGTTAAGGTCTTCGGAATGTCGGCCAGCGGGGTGAGAATGCGACGCTCAATGAAGAATTGGCCGATCGGCTGACGATCATCTGAATAGACGGTCGTGACCAAACTCGGTTGATAGTTTTGGAGCAGATCGAGCGAGGGTAGATCTTGGGCAAAATGCCAAATGACCCCCGCAACCGTCGTGGCACCCACGATCATGGCAGCCATCACACCAAGCACGATGACTTGCCATCGGCGCAGACGACGTGGCTGTTCCTGATTTCTTCTAATCAATCGACCGTCGTTCGGCATCGAGTATGGAGTCCTGTCGACGTGAGTCGTGAGGTACGTCAGAACTTACAATGCGCCGTGTGAAAACTCAAGCAAGGCTTTCCACCCAACCGACGCACACAATTCCTCATATGGTTGACGGCTTAGATAAAATATTGGATGATCCAAATCTATTATTTAGGTAGTTGCACAAATGGTCCCTCGTTTGCAAGGAAGGACGAAGCGCCGGCGTTCTTTCTCCTCGCTCATCATTCCGCAAGACAACACGGTGATCCGTGCAAACGCCTAGTCCGTCACAAAGCCTATGAAGGCTCCACTACCAGAGAATGAACCCTGTCGGCTTGAAGCCTTACATCGATACGAGATCCTTAACACCGAAGCTGAGCACGCCTTCGATGACCTTGCGGAACTAGCTGCCAAGCTCTGCCAGACCCCCATCGCACTGGTCAGTTTGGTCGATCCTTCCAGACAGTGGTTCAAGGCGAAAGTCGGGGTGACCGTTTGTGAAACATCTCGTGACATCGCGTTCTGCGCGCATGCCATCTTGCAACGAGAAATCCTTGAAGTACGCGACGCCCTTCACGATCCCCGTTTTGCTGACAATCCGTTAGTCACTGAGAAACCCTTCATCCGCTTTTACGCAGGCATCCCACTCCTCACTCATGACGGGTACGCTCTCGGGACTCTTTGCGTCATCGATCGGGTGCCTCGGCAACTCACCGCCGATCAACGGCACGCGCTCACCGTCCTAGGACGTCAGGTCATGAACCTGCTGGAACTCCGCCGGCGTCAGATCCAGGTGGAAGCTGCTGCGACCGCAGCGGAACAGGCCAAGCTCTCTCAAGCCAAGCTCAGTTTTGCCATTGACCATGGCACGGATGGAATGGCCTTACTCAATCGCGAGGGGTACTACACCTATATGAATCAAGCTCACGCCGCGATGTATGGGTATGAACCAACTGACTTGATCGGGCAGTCGTGGACCACCCTCTATACGCCTGAGTGGCAGAACAGAATTCAAAACTCCTATTTCCCCATACTCCTGGGAAAGGGCCATTGGCGAGGAGAAGTGACTGGAAAAACAAAATCAGGTGATCCGGTCGCCATCGAAGTCTCGTTAGCCATCCTTCCTTCCCACAGCACGCTTGACGACTGGCTCCTATGCACCTGCCGAGATGTGACAGCTCACAAGCGGGCTGAGATGGCCCTCCGAGATCAAGAGATGCGGCTACGTGCAATCGTCGACCATGCCGTCGACGGCATCATCACCATCGACGAGCAGGGGACCATTGAGTCGTTCAATCCCGCTGCCGAGCGGCTCTTTGGTTACACCGCCGCTGAGATGATTGGGCAGAACGTCAAGCGGCTCATGCCGGAGCCTTACCAGAGCGAGCACGACGGCTATCTCGCCCACTATCAGCAAACAGGGCAGGCCAAAATCATCGGTACTGGATGCGAAGCGATCGGACTTCGCAAAGATGGCTCCACGTTTCCTCTCGACCTCGCCGTGAGCG
This portion of the Nitrospira sp. genome encodes:
- a CDS encoding PBP1A family penicillin-binding protein; this translates as MPNDGRLIRRNQEQPRRLRRWQVIVLGVMAAMIVGATTVAGVIWHFAQDLPSLDLLQNYQPSLVTTVYSDDRQPIGQFFIERRILTPLADIPKTLTQAVIATEDARFFEHPGLDYVGMLRAAWTNIRHGGKKVEGASTITQQLARSLFLSSERSYERKIRELILAYKMEAVSGKEQILETYLNQIYFGQGAYGVGSAARSYFDKDIRTLTLAESAFLAGLPKSPSKFSPFTAYDLAKKRQEHVLARMEEVGFITSAEREAAVRDKLNFHRPGSEHLAPYFVEYVRQLLVAKYGESMVYKGGLQIYTTLNLEMQRAAEAAFLNGVRELDKREGWRGPKRTVDIATFQPSDLASGEQLLKAGYVGEGVVLKTTKDHYLVQVGPFTGKLAFDDMAWAKRILKGPDPTVDFVVNPNVKQLLKPGDVIEIGVKKLTKDGVLLSLEQTPIVEGGLIAIDPKSGTIRAMVGGYDFSRSEYNRAVQAHRQPGSAFKPLIYATAMSQGLSPATQILDAPVVYEQEEEDKTWKPENYGRKFHGMVSLRDALAQSHNLATVRLLDKVGVKNVIEFSRAVGITSLLPADLSLGLGTSSLSLVELTSVYGVFLNQGSRVEPFAIRTVKDNTGKTLESTEPESHEVISKETAYLITNMMEDVVQKGTGQAAKTLGRPIAGKTGTTNDYINAWFIGGTPNLVTGVYVGFDDRRSLGESETGARSALPIWTAFMREALKQLPIVPFEIPDGVTFVKVDSSTGLLEADQDGDGQSGTVELFAKGSEPTQAVQRRLDPTDFYKLDQIPEGQPTGDTDQ
- the hscB gene encoding Fe-S protein assembly co-chaperone HscB; translation: MDQHTPESPRARGLQMARSMCWHCQSAVTGEYFCERCVKVQPVSKETDYFTCLGVPRRLMLDPKKLEAKFYELSRTFHPDFYQTKSSAEQTISLGNAAVLNTAYRTLRDPIQRAEYLLGLEAGSVKNIRTSPPADLFEEILELQDTLGDYRSSERDSQEGRDLRAALETEQRALEQRQQEMESQLHRLFTEWDQLQDRGEATSQARAERDQLLKQMRDLLSNRTYITSIVNDLAATIT
- the iscU gene encoding Fe-S cluster assembly scaffold IscU — protein: MAYSDKVVDHFNNPRNMGSFKKDEEGVGTGMVGAPECGDVMKLQIKVQNDTIVDAKFKTFGCGSAIASSSLATEWLKGKTIEEAQQIKNTDIVQELNLPPVKIHCSVLAEDAIKAALADYQKKSDGQTSGTK
- the dnaK gene encoding molecular chaperone DnaK, which encodes MARIVGIDLGTTNSLVAYMKDGQPCVVPDRNGRTMVPSVVALTDNGLIVGDSAKEHLTRNPERTVYSVKRFMGKGLADVQNELTHFPYTLTESGGVIRIRLGEKNYSPPQISAMILKELKLRAEAHLGESITKAVITVPAYFNDSQRQATKDAGLIAGLEVLRIINEPTAASLAYGLQKKTQGTIAVYDFGGGTFDISILKLKDGIFEVLATNGDTHLGGDDLDRLLVELFIGQIQERHGIDLTGYPDHVQAVRLEAERAKIRLSDDLTTTITIELPDDKGHFTRELTRNQLESLTIRVIERTLAPCRMALKDAGLTSKDIDEVVLVGGSTRMPLVRQRVEGLFGKAPHCYLNPDEVVALGAAVQADILSGGTTDMLLLDVTPLSLGIETMGGVMSSLIRRNTTIPASAKELFTTYVDGQTGVDIHILQGERELVKDNRSLARFRLKVPPLPAGVPRIEVTFLIDANGILNVTATDMRTGQSQSIEVKPSYGLSDAEVERMIEDSFKFAADDVNARKLIEARLDAEALLKTTEKSLVDAGHLITVSEAERIRTAVSQLGTAKDGTDPRTIRAQMAALEQAAKHLNVVMLDDSLKKSLQGKKVTEVT
- a CDS encoding IscS subfamily cysteine desulfurase; this translates as MKLPIFLDNHSTTPMDPRVLEAMLPYFVEKFGNAASRNHAFGWAAEEAVEEARKRIARLIKADTKEIVFTSGATESDNLALKGVLEMYKEKGTHIITSSTEHRAVLDTAKSLEAKGLATVTYLPVDKYGMVNPRDVQNAITDKTILISVMLANNEIGTINPIAEIGKIAKSKGILFHCDATQGVGKIPVDVQAMGIDLMSFSAHKIYGPKGIGALYVRKRNPRVRIAPQMDGGGHERGMRSGTLPVPLIVGFGKACELCEQEMTTEAARLTKMRDRLQTEIMAALEESYLNGHPTNRLPGNLNISFAYVEGESLLMGMKDIALSSGSACTSATLEPSYVLRALGVGTELAHSSIRFGLGRFNTDDEIDYTIKKVIEIVTKLREMSPLYEMAKEGVDLKSVQWAAH
- the iscX gene encoding Fe-S cluster assembly protein IscX, encoding MDLKWQDAENIAIRLVEEHPETDPLTVRFTDMHAWIVALPDFKDDPKKSNEKILETIQMAWHEEYQESKS
- a CDS encoding iron-sulfur cluster assembly accessory protein; protein product: MDTTNIETQAPVITLTDAAVKEVKRLINVQGIEEGGLRLGVKGGGCSGLSYTINFDDKIGQYDQVYEINGVKVIVDAKSAIYLQGTQLDYQKDLMGGNFKFLNPNANKTCGCGESFSA